From Zea mays cultivar B73 chromosome 3, Zm-B73-REFERENCE-NAM-5.0, whole genome shotgun sequence:
CATTTTGACGTTGGCTGAGTGGATATGCACTATGTAtctaggggtagtttaggaaAGAGGAGTAACTCTATACATAGGAGGGGAGGACTGAACCGTTTAGCCATCTCTTTTAACATTTCATTACCCCTTTAGCTTATAATCTTCATTTCCCTTTATATTTTGTTAGGAGATCCTTAGATGCTTTGAACCATGATATCTAAGTTCATGCGATCTTGAGGAAATGTGGTCGTAACCACACGtttccctctgttttttttttcaaTTCATGCAAATCTGGTTTTGTTTTTTTAGTTATTTCTTCTCCTCTCTATCCATCTAGTTTTAGTTTTCGAATTCACCTTTGCCTTCACAAGTTTGGGGAATGTTTTTAGGTTAATCTTTGGTTTAGAAGTTGTTCTGGATTCATTGTAACCTTGGGCATGAGATGATCCAACTTATGGAAAGTTTTCTAACAAGTTTGTTCTTTTGAGAAAACACCAACTAAACCTCAAGTAAAGTTCGAGTTTTCTAATATGACATTGAATTTTAAACtcgtttgagctcaaattttttGGACACCTTAGAAACACCTTTCAAAGATGTGTGCCAAATTTTGGCTCAATCGGAGTCTGCTTGGATTGATTTTGTATTCTAGAAGACTAGAACTTTGATTCGAGATGCTAAAAGCAGCATGAGTAAGGGGCACATTGTCGGGTCGTTCTAGACTTTTCGATGGCCATTCTGCGACTCGCTTGTTTTGTTTGACTAGTGTATGTCACATGAACTTTTCATATCTCTTGGCTGTTATTTGGATTTTTGGAGTTTGTGGTGTGACATTGGGAAACAAGACAATTGTCTGAGCGCAAAATTTTATTGGCTCCCACTCACTCATATCTAGTGCCTATTTGGGAGGGCTCTCGAGCCACTCTAGCTCCAGCTCCTTACTAGGGCCCTCCCAAACGACGTATGGAAAACAGCTCCGTCCAAGGAGCGCGAGCCGGTTTTCACCTCAGGAGCCAGATCCTAGAATTCTAGCTCCTACAGTGCTCCACGCCTTCACTCCCACGTGCGTTCTTTGACCAGCGCGTCTCTGGATCAGCGTTGCCGCCAATCACTGGCCACGAGCACCCCGAGTCCCCGAGCAACGAGCATGCCTCCTCTGATCCCAAACCCAAGGCTTTCAACGGGTGTGTTTTGCATCAGAATATTTTGTACATTAACTTTTCAACATGTAATATTTTTACCATAACTTTTTCTCTCCATACATTAAATCAATAAATACAAGCGGAGCTGTTTTGCCAAACATTTTTTACAAAAGGCACTAGCTCCTGCAGAGGAGCTACTTCTTGTAAGGAGTCGGAGCTGAAGTTGTTtgcagaggagccagagccctaccaAACGGGCTCCTAGTCACCTTATTTGATCATTAATGTTTGAAACAGAGGAAGTATTATTTATATTTATCAAATTTAAAATGATTTTATTATTTTTAGGGCCTAAACTAATCATCTGTTCCTTTCACACACAGGATGTGATGTCAAATTATCGAAGGATCAATCAAGCTAGGGGTTGGCAAATTATTTTATTCTTTGGAGTAGAACAAATCCAACGGTGGTGCGTACTAAACAGTAGACAATtacaacatgaacaataatatagCACACACTAGTAGACAATTACAACAGAAACTCTGTTATATGGACGAAGAAACCAACGACAATAAAACTTGGATATGTATATTAGTATAATGCTCGTACGTTTCGACGACATATAAATTATTATCTTCTAATAAAATGTTAGTGCACAACGTGTCCAGAGCATACATGAAGAAAAATGCAAAGAAAAAATTCGCATGAAGGAAGAGATAAAAGGAAATCTTGAAAAGAATACCAGTATAATCCCAAACTAATAAGCACAATTGCTCAACGTCATAAAGGAGTTCAAGAAAGCATCACAAAGTAGAACCCTGGTAGGAGCGTCTGAAAATTCATTTAATTTGGTAGAGCGCATTCACTTCATTGTACAAACATAGCCACATGTGTATTTCTCGAGAACTGAGTCGCTCCGCGTGGGGACACACGACCGATGGGCGATGGTCGCGGGATGACGCTCGCGGCGGCGGCGATGACTCAACGTCGACGAGCGTGACGTGGTCGTCGGAGAGGAGGAGAACGTTCTCGGGCTTGAGGGAGGTTCTCCAGATCCCCCGCATCTTGCGCTCTTCGGCCGATGCATCCTCCTGGCATGGCATGGTCGGTGGCCTTGACGATAGACATCGTAGTGGTCGGGGGAGGAGGAGAGCGGAGGGGTTGGAGGCGATGCCTAGCTGCTCGGGCATCGGCGCGTTGGTTGCATTGCGTTTGATAAGGCTACTAGTAGTACCAACATCGTTATCTAGAGGGGAATGTGTAACGCAACGGTGGAGTAAAGATAGAGAAATAAATATAAAGTCTTTTTATTAATAAAAACTTGTGTTTTACAGTAGAAGAGACATCCTAAAAGATCGATAATGATGAATATTGGTGTGCTCATGGCGCTCCACATGCAATTTCGTTCTCCCTTGATCAACGATCAATCACATGGCATAGTCGAAATTGGCGAACTGGCGCTGCAGCTTGGGCTCCAGATACTTGGCCACGTCGTCTCGGCACAACGGGCACGTCGACTTGTGGGCGAACCACTCGGAGATGCAGCGGCGGTGGAAGGCGTGCGCGCAGGCCGGCAGCTCCACGGCCTCGCTCTCGCGCAGCGCGACCAAGCAAACGCTGCACTCAGCCTCGGCGTCACCCCCCACCGCACCGCTGTCGCTGGACTCCTTGCACGTCATCATGAGCATCTGGACGGCGTCGTAGCACACGTGCAGCTCCACCGCCTGCCAAACCGAGACGACGGCGTAGCGGGCCCGCAGAACCGGGTCCACGAGCCAGGACACATTTTGCTGGGACAGGAGGGACTCCCACTCGAGGTCCGTGAGGCCCAGGTGCTGCAGCGGCCGGGTCGACCTCAGCAAGTCGTGGAGCACGTCGCGGACGCCGTTCTCGTCGTCCGGGAGCGCAAGGCAGCTCGTGTCGGCGTCCTGGCCGCGGTACATGAGCACCAGGTTGGGCCGCCCGTTGCCGGTGCTGACGTGCACAGACACGTAGCACCTAAGGTGCAACGTGAACCGGCGATCGCCGCTCGTCGTCGACTGCCGCGATAAGAACTCTATGTTTGTCCTGTATGCCTCGATGCGGCGTTCTGCTGTCAGGGACGAACTGATCCCGATCATTCCTTGCGCCTCCATTTGATGGATCCACCGGCCGGGGTCGGCTCCATGAATTATTGGGGTCAAATACATTATTGAACAGTGTTAAACAGTATTTTACACTGGATTTGACAAATTCCATCGCGTCCGGCGACCCCTGTGCCTTAAGGCAGCTTCGCCCCTGATTCGTCTACCACTAGGCAGCAGCGAGCTACTTGCAACAAGGAAGTTCCGAGTTGATCGTACGTTGAAGGAGAGTTGCGGTAGCTTCCGTCGATAGCCTCCCATTTATATAGGGTCCTCGTGGCTAGCAAAACCATGCATGTCCGATTCAGTTAGGAATCTGAGATTATCTACTAGTTTGTTAAGATTTTGCATGTCCGAGTCCGATCGAGAATTAATAGTCCGATCCTGCCAGGCATATGAACGTTCAGAGCAAAACAAACCTCCCATATTTCTTTCTTTTCTCTACAAAAAAAAAAAATCACTCACAAGCACACAGCAGGTCACAATCACAACACCAGGGGCGCAGCACAGGGGAGaaaggaaagaaaaaaaaaagaacacTAGCAAGCAAGCAGAACGTAGCGCAGCAGGCAGGCAATCGATCTCAAAGCCGGCTCGTCAGTTCTTGACGAACTGGAGGCCGTTGGCCTGAGAGTACCGCTCCATGAAGCGCATGAAGCGGTCCCAGTCCCGGGGCGTGCGCATGACGTACTTGGCCTCGATCCGCGCCGGCTTGCCGTTGACGAACTTGGCGCTCACGTCCACGGACTGCAGCACGCCCTCGTCGTCGATCATGTAGAAGCCCGTGATGTCCCCGAGCTCCGCCGACGAGTCGAACACCGACGGCTGCTCGAACGTGAAGATGGCCACGCCGTTCGTGCCGTCCCGGGACTTGGTCAGCCGCACGTCCGGGATCGTCTGCTCGTCCGTGCCCTGGATGAACTGGATCGCCGGCTAGCGCCACCTGAATGAACCAACAATCCTACCCTTGAAGACTAGGAATTGCTGATGTTCTTATCCTAATCACGCTCCAGTCCAGACTTGTTTGCCTGTGTTGGCCTGAATCTTAACAGTAAGGATAAAATGGCATGTTGATAGGAAGCCAATAACAAAGCAATATCTTAAGGAACCAATGCCAATTAGCACAAATAATCACGGTCAGGCCACAGGGAGCAGGGACAGAGGGAGGTGGCAACGCCCAAAATTACAATAATGCACAAAAACTATCGAGTAGTTGAGTGCTCAACATTGCTAGATTTTAGGCATCATGGGAAACCAGGTACGATGAAGCAAAAAATTCTAGATTTTAGGCATGTTACACATCTTGTCCAAAAACAAGGTTTACATAAGCTGGGGTCAACATAATAAAAACCGAAGGTTGAAATTACCTTCCTTCACCATCTCTCATGCCCTCTAGCTATTCTGCAAAATCCCCAAGGACTGAAGATGAGTTTTAGAATAACAGTCAGGGAAGCAGATGCACAAATACACATTTCCACCTGAACTTGAAACAATTGGCCATATACTAACAGCCGAGTGCTAAAATGTGATGCAGTAATAGCCATGACTTGCTTACTGCTGGTCCTACTGATGACACTGAAGAACATGATATTTGATTCAGTCCAATCCATGCCCAGGAAGCACCGGCTCAACGGTATCGACCAGGTGGGCAACTACGTGCCTGGCCTGACATTTGCTAATCAACAATGGCATGGACAGCTAAAACCAGAAACGATAGCTAGTTTTCCACTCCCATACCAACACTAATCGCCTTAACTTGTTAGCTAGTTTTGAATGCAGCGGCAACAACAAGTAAGAAAACATGACAAAACTTTTATCCTAGTGAAAATTGTATAGAAAACTACTGCAATATAGATAAGTGTAGAAAACAAATAAGCCTTAGAAAGCTTATCCCAATAACATATAGATACATATATATAAAATGGTGAATGAGTGTGTGCACCGTTTAATAGAGAGCTGATTTCATATGTAATAGAAAGTATGAAACTGAAGTACCACCAAGGATCAAAAGATAAAAATTACTTGCCCCAAAAATAAAAACAGAGAATAAGGTGTTTTGCCCTCGGGACCTGAGGTGTAAGATAGTTCCCAAAGATATGTGCACATGCACATGATTAAGCACGAAAGGGGTCATTATATGGATCGAGTCAAATTTTTAGTACTGACATatataaagaaatcatcatgatGTGAGGCATTTATTGATAAAATCTTCAACATGCAAGTCATACTTATTAACTACATAACATGATTTCAACAAGAAATAGTGAAATGGATATGAAATACACATGTGCAAATACAATATTCTAGAAAAACAATGGAAATCTTCGGAACTAAGTTACAATTTCACAGAGAAAATACAACAGAGTGGAGGGACATTCAATTAAAACTTTTTTAATGTAGATCAGACTTAGAAATAAGTAGAAGAGT
This genomic window contains:
- the LOC103650780 gene encoding photosystem II reaction center PSB28 protein, chloroplastic gives rise to the protein MRDGEGRYCFVIGFLSTCHFILTVKIQANTGKQPAIQFIQGTDEQTIPDVRLTKSRDGTNGVAIFTFEQPSVFDSSAELGDITGFYMIDDEGVLQSVDVSAKFVNGKPARIEAKYVMRTPRDWDRFMRFMERYSQANGLQFVKN